Proteins encoded in a region of the Uloborus diversus isolate 005 chromosome 1, Udiv.v.3.1, whole genome shotgun sequence genome:
- the LOC129233719 gene encoding trace amine-associated receptor 5-like: MELQSFNITSDCNFNETCSILYRRRPAFNYLGAFVTIVLCFTAVLGNLAVVFASLWNQVLRRQLSNVLLVYLAVIDVATGLFIMLPSAISVALDYWPLGDISCRFHAGLAYMFACISSFDLAFISLDRALAVMIPLQYPTFMTAKIMVWMCTYLFILGFTLATFTVVFDWTTYDYAEGICAFDWMHEEVPKIATCSAFFCFYFPGSIMGICNSLIIFTAYKSKQRTLFVRRNHAEETRATSKDSSTNKTILSVLIITLIYFLCNTPYALSKQLKAAAGLKIPHWFSYITTILIFCSSATNPFIYGILRKDYRNAFKKIPKILSQKLFGNY; encoded by the coding sequence atggAGCTCCAGTCGTTTAATATCACTTCAGATTGCAATTTCAACGAAACATGCAGCATACTCTATCGGCGAAGACCTGCTTTTAACTATTTGGGCGCATTCGTTACAATAGTTTTGTGTTTCACAGCAGTTCTGGGTAACCTCGCAGTTGTATTTGCTTCACTTTGGAACCAAGTGCTCCGACGCCAGCTTAGCAACGTCCTTTTAGTGTATCTTGCAGTGATTGATGTAGCAACTGGACTCTTCATCATGCTACCGTCTGCTATATCGGTTGCCCTCGACTATTGGCCTCTTGGAGATATCAGCTGCAGATTCCACGCAGGGCTAGCCTACATGTTTGCATGCATTTCATCATTCGACCTCGCCTTCATCAGTTTGGATCGGGCATTAGCTGTGATGATACCTCTGCAATACCCAACATTTATGACTGCAAAGATAATGGTATGGATGTGCACATACCTTTTCATCTTAGGATTTACCTTGGCTACTTTTACAGTTGTTTTTGATTGGACCACTTATGATTATGCTGAAGGTATTTGTGCGTTCGACTGGATGCACGAAGAAGTCCCAAAAATTGCAACGTGTTCTGCTTTTTTCTGCTTTTACTTCCCGGGTTCAATAATGGGGATTTGCAATTCGCTGATTATTTTTACAGCTTATAAGTCGAAACAACGCACACTGTTTGTAAGACGTAACCACGCGGAAGAGACAAGAGCAACTTCAAAAGATTCTAGCACGAACAAAACTATACTAAGCGTTCTTATTAttactcttatttattttttgtgcaacaCTCCTTACGCATTATCGAAGCAACTTAAAGCTGCAGCTGGATTAAAAATTCCCCATTGGTTTAGTTACATCACAACAATATTGATTTTCTGCTCGTCTGCAACAAATCCTTTTATTTACGGTATACTGAGAAAAGATTACAGAAACGCATTtaagaaaattccaaaaattttatcTCAGAAGTTGTTTGGTAACTATTAA